CGAAATCGAAGCCGCGCGCCACGCGGGTGCGGCATCTGCTCTTGGCCGTCGTGCGACGGAATCAATTCTTGCTGCGCAAAGGCCGCGACGGCGACCGTTGGGCAGGCTTGTGGGATTTCCCGCGGTTCGAGCTGGAAGATGGGCAGCCCGTTACTTCCGCTACCTTATTGAATGCCATTTCCGGGGACTTGGGCGCACCCATTGCAATCGGCGAGCAGTTGGCAAGCTGGCGCCATACGGTGACGCGTTATCGCATCGAACTGGATTGTCATGCGGCACACATCACGTCGCGAGAACATTGCGGGCCAGCGTCGCACGAGCAGCGTTGGTTCACACTGGAAGAGATCGCTGAGCTGCCGTTGAATACGACGGGGCGGAAACTCTATCGGCTGCTGGCGGAGCGCGGCGGACGGTAATCGGAGAGTCGCAGCGCGCTACATTGGACGGATCGTCGTCCTCGGCCCCACGCTGGCGCTGCGGGTTGGTATTGCCGTTTCGCCGTAGGTCAGGCTTTCCAGCCTGACGCTCACATCCTATGTAGAAAGAGCAGTTGATCTCGTCAGGCTGGAAAGCCTGACCTACGGCGGGAGGGAGAAAAGGAGGGGGAAACCAATAAGGTGCGGTTTCCATGGAAGTGCGTTTTTTGAGGTGGTTTACCTATGCTTGGCCGCCGAGCGAGTTAGCGCGGCGAAGTGAGCGCGCCGCCAGACGAGCATGCTAGCCGCGCCGAGGGCCAAGAGGGCGGCGGCGGTTGGTTCCGGGACTTCGTGGAGGATGATTTGGCCTTGGTCGAAGAGGCGGTAGCGGAACAGCGCTTCGCTGCCGTCAGCCCAAGTGCCGCGGACGACGTTGATCTGAATGTCGGGATCGGGGACGACGTCGAAGTGTAGGCCCGTCCCATAGACATGAACGACGGCGGAATTCTCGATGCGTAAAGGTTCGCTGAACAGATCATCGTCGAGTCCGCGGATATGCACGACGCTTGCCTCCAGCGCGCGGATGCCGGTGGTGTAGCCGCCGCCCTTGATCAACACTTCGGAGTTGCCCAGCGACCTGAACGACTCAAACCTGCCGAAGTTGACGACGATCGAACTCGTGTCGTCGGCCAAAGCGTCCAGGCCGGAATCGTTGATGACCGCGTGGGAGTCGCCGAAGGTTTTCAGAGAATAAATATGGCCGAGTGGACCGCCGCCGTTGATCTGTACGCGACTGGAGTCGAAGGACTGAATATTCTCCCACTGGCCAGCGTCGATAACGACACGGCTGTTGTCGTGGGCTACGATCGGACGAAAAATGATCTCGCCTCCGACCATATGAAATGACGCATGGTCACGGACTGCCACAGATTCGGTGCTTCCCTGGATAATGCCGCCTTGCATCGCAGCTCGACTGACGCCAAGTAGTTCGAGCGCAATGTCTACACTGGGCCCCGAAGGCGTTCCCAGAAGCACGCCGTCCAAGATTGTCACTTCTGTGGGCGGCTGGATTCCATCGACGACTGTGATGGTCTCCTGTTGAAACGGATAGTCGGGGCCGATTACTGTGTCGACGTCAATCACCGCACCGCGACTAACGCCGATCGACATCGTCAACACGGCGGCGAAGACGACTGTGACGCGAGATGCGTATATCATGATGTTCACCGATGCTTGAAACGAGGCTGCACTAGCAAGGTCAGGTTACAATCCGCGCGATGATTTTGGCCCCTGCGTGCCAAGTCGTCATTCTACTTCGATAGCATGGAGGCGAACACGAATCACGGCATTTTTTCATTCGTGTCGACCAGACGCACGACTCCCCTGGCCAGCGAGTCCGCCTCCGATTACGCTGGTCTCA
This DNA window, taken from Planctomycetia bacterium, encodes the following:
- a CDS encoding PEP-CTERM sorting domain-containing protein (PEP-CTERM proteins occur, often in large numbers, in the proteomes of bacteria that also encode an exosortase, a predicted intramembrane cysteine proteinase. The presence of a PEP-CTERM domain at a protein's C-terminus predicts cleavage within the sorting domain, followed by covalent anchoring to some some component of the (usually Gram-negative) cell surface. Many PEP-CTERM proteins exhibit an unusual sequence composition that includes large numbers of potential glycosylation sites. Expression of one such protein has been shown restore the ability of a bacterium to form floc, a type of biofilm.) produces the protein MIYASRVTVVFAAVLTMSIGVSRGAVIDVDTVIGPDYPFQQETITVVDGIQPPTEVTILDGVLLGTPSGPSVDIALELLGVSRAAMQGGIIQGSTESVAVRDHASFHMVGGEIIFRPIVAHDNSRVVIDAGQWENIQSFDSSRVQINGGGPLGHIYSLKTFGDSHAVINDSGLDALADDTSSIVVNFGRFESFRSLGNSEVLIKGGGYTTGIRALEASVVHIRGLDDDLFSEPLRIENSAVVHVYGTGLHFDVVPDPDIQINVVRGTWADGSEALFRYRLFDQGQIILHEVPEPTAAALLALGAASMLVWRRAHFAALTRSAAKHR